In one window of Musa acuminata AAA Group cultivar baxijiao chromosome BXJ3-2, Cavendish_Baxijiao_AAA, whole genome shotgun sequence DNA:
- the LOC103976566 gene encoding diacylglycerol kinase 2 isoform X1, with protein MDFGATLLRMATESVVFRFGIFSWLVTAGSFGLLAVVYVFLKLQRQASVNWVKAAAREKKKAWAHLKCPTAPHAWTEDCSHSGQPSTCFVCLYSLASPQTCGANGTGNGLIHRCTVCGVAAHFHCSQYATKDCKLVAQAGASHLLHHWSERWVNSDENPEMSCFCCYCDELCGIPFLGASPIWCCLWCQRLVHVDCHAKLLKETGNVCDLGPLRRLILSPLSVQNPNGRQTTSGMLNSIKEEIIASSMRGGLRRRQNRSKYGNNHPVPSGIPNSKLQNDMEENSLFESMLRRLAGWNKSNKKNNQDDGSANLRSTSKVLYKKNKYTVDVDGIDKYKVVDLPQDARPLLVFINAKSGGQNGTSLRRRLNMLLNPVQIFGLSAMRGPEVALKMFHDIRYFRVLVCGGDGTVAWVLDAIEKENFESPPPVAILPLGTGNDLSRVLQWGGGLSSIEGQGGLEALLHDIDQAALTMLDRWSVTIKEHNMEKGKNVKQLKFMTNYLGIGCDAKVAYDFHMTREERPDKFYSQFLNKLRYAKEGAKDIMDRTCANLPWEVKLEVDGHEIEIPEDAEGVLVLNISSYMGGVDLWQNDYEHDDDFGMQSMHDKTLEVVCISGAWHLGKLQVGLSKARRLAQGKVIRLHMDSPFPVQIDGEPWIQQPGCLEIMHHGQAFMLRRASEEPTGHAAAIMTEVLVNAECSGLINTAQKRVLLQQMALRLSS; from the exons ATGGATTTTGGTGCCACACTTTTAAGAATGGCTACTGAATCTGTGGTTTTCAGATTTGGGATTTTTAGTTGGCTCGTCACTGCTGGATCATTTGGACTTCTGGCTGTTGTTTATGTGTTCCTAAAGTTGCAGAGGCAGGCATCTGTGAACTGGGTTAAAGCCGCAgctagagaaaaaaagaaagcatGGGCACATCTAAAATGTCCAACTGCGCCTCATGCATGGACCGAAGACTGCTCTCATAGTGGTCAACCATCCACATGTTTTGTTTGTTTGTATTCATTAGCCTCCCCACAAACTTGTGGTGCCAATGGGACAGGGAATGGTCTCATTCACCGTTGCACTGTTTGTGGTGTTGCAGCTCATTTTCACTGTTCTCAGTATGCCACAAAAGACTGCAAACTTGTAGCACAAGCTGGTGCATCTCACCTGCTGCATCATTGGTCGGAGAGATGGGTGAACTCGGATGAGAACCCCGAGATGTCTTGTTTTTGCTGTTACTGTGATGAACTATGTGGCATACCTTTTCTTGGTGCTTCTCCCATTTGGTGCTGCTTGTGGTGTCAGCGCCTTGTACATGTTGATTGTCATGCCAAATTACTGAAAGAGACTGGTAATGTTTGTGATTTAGGCCCTCTAAGAAGACTTAtcctttctcctctttctgtGCAAAACCCAAATGGGAGACAAACAACtagtggtatgttgaattctatcAAGGAAGAGATAATTGCTTCATCAATGAGGGGTGGcttgagaaggcggcaaaaccgaAGTAAATATGGCAACAACCATCCAGTGCCTTCTGGAATTCCTAATAGTAAATTGCAGAATGATATGGAGGAAAACTCGCTATTTGAATCAATGCTTAGAAGGCTTGCTGGATGGAACAAGTCCAACAAAAAGAACAATCAGGACGATGGATCAGCAAATCTTAGAAGCACTAGCAAGGTTCTCTACAAGAAAAACAAGTACACTGTTGATGTTGATGGAATAGACAAGTATAAGGTGGTTGATTTGCCGCAGGATGCCAGACCACTTCTTGTTTTTATTAATGCCAAAAGTGGTGGTCAGAATGGAACTTCTCTAAGAAGGAGATTGAACATGTTACTGAACCCTGTACAG ATCTTTGGATTAAGCGCTATGCGGGGACCTGAAGTTGCATTGAAAATGTTCCATGATATCCGATACTTCAGAGTTCTTGTCTGTGGTGGGGATGGTACCGTAGCCTGGGTTCTTGATGccattgagaaggaaaactttgaatctcctcctcctgttGCAATACTTCCACTTGGCACAGGGAATGACTTGTCTCGAGTTTTACAATGGGGAGGAGGCTTGTCTTCAATTGAAGGGCAAGGTGGCTTAGAAGCCCTTCTTCATGATATCGACCAAGCAGCACTTACTATGTTAGATCGTTGGAGTGTCACAATTAAGGAACACAATATGGAGAAAGGCAAAAATGTAAAGCAGttgaagttcatgacaaactatcTTG GCATTGGATGTGATGCAAAGGTAGCATATGACTTCCACATGACTCGGGAAGAAAGACCTGACAAGTTCTATAGCCAG TTTCTAAACAAGTTGCGATATGCTAAAGAGGGTGCCAAGGATATCATGGACAGAACATGTGCTAATTTACCATGGGAAGTAAAGCTTGAAGTCGATGGTCACGAAATTGAAATCCCAGAG GATGCAGAAGGTGTGCTTGTGTTAAATATCAGTAGCTACATGGGAGGGGTGGATCTATGGCAAAATGACTATGAGCATGATGATGATTTTGGCATGCAGTCGATGCATGATAAAACACTTGAAGTTGTATGCATATCTGGGGCATGGCACCTTGGGAAACTTCAG GTAGGACTTTCAAAAGCCCGAAGACTGGCCCAAGGAAAAGTAATAAGGTTACACATGGACAGTCCCTTTCCTGTTCAGATTGATGGGGAACCGTGGATCCAGCAACCTGGTTGCCTTGAAATAATGCATCATGGACAG GCGTTCATGTTGAGGAGGGCATCTGAGGAGCCTACCGGACATG
- the LOC103976566 gene encoding diacylglycerol kinase 2 isoform X2: MDFGATLLRMATESVVFRFGIFSWLVTAGSFGLLAVVYVFLKLQRQASVNWVKAAAREKKKAWAHLKCPTAPHAWTEDCSHSGQPSTCFVCLYSLASPQTCGANGTGNGLIHRCTVCGVAAHFHCSQYATKDCKLVAQAGASHLLHHWSERWVNSDENPEMSCFCCYCDELCGIPFLGASPIWCCLWCQRLVHVDCHAKLLKETGNVCDLGPLRRLILSPLSVQNPNGRQTTSGMLNSIKEEIIASSMRGGLRRRQNRSKYGNNHPVPSGIPNSKLQNDMEENSLFESMLRRLAGWNKSNKKNNQDDGSANLRSTSKVLYKKNKYTVDVDGIDKYKVVDLPQDARPLLVFINAKSGGQNGTSLRRRLNMLLNPVQIFGLSAMRGPEVALKMFHDIRYFRVLVCGGDGTVAWVLDAIEKENFESPPPVAILPLGTGNDLSRVLQWGGGLSSIEGQGGLEALLHDIDQAALTMLDRWSVTIKEHNMEKGKNVKQLKFMTNYLGIGCDAKVAYDFHMTREERPDKFYSQFLNKLRYAKEGAKDIMDRTCANLPWEVKLEVDGHEIEIPEDAEGVLVLNISSYMGGVDLWQNDYEHDDDFGMQSMHDKTLEVVCISGAWHLGKLQVGLSKARRLAQGKVIRLHMDSPFPVQIDGEPWIQQPGCLEIMHHGQKVQLLKYLYLPSWYFEAANIR; the protein is encoded by the exons ATGGATTTTGGTGCCACACTTTTAAGAATGGCTACTGAATCTGTGGTTTTCAGATTTGGGATTTTTAGTTGGCTCGTCACTGCTGGATCATTTGGACTTCTGGCTGTTGTTTATGTGTTCCTAAAGTTGCAGAGGCAGGCATCTGTGAACTGGGTTAAAGCCGCAgctagagaaaaaaagaaagcatGGGCACATCTAAAATGTCCAACTGCGCCTCATGCATGGACCGAAGACTGCTCTCATAGTGGTCAACCATCCACATGTTTTGTTTGTTTGTATTCATTAGCCTCCCCACAAACTTGTGGTGCCAATGGGACAGGGAATGGTCTCATTCACCGTTGCACTGTTTGTGGTGTTGCAGCTCATTTTCACTGTTCTCAGTATGCCACAAAAGACTGCAAACTTGTAGCACAAGCTGGTGCATCTCACCTGCTGCATCATTGGTCGGAGAGATGGGTGAACTCGGATGAGAACCCCGAGATGTCTTGTTTTTGCTGTTACTGTGATGAACTATGTGGCATACCTTTTCTTGGTGCTTCTCCCATTTGGTGCTGCTTGTGGTGTCAGCGCCTTGTACATGTTGATTGTCATGCCAAATTACTGAAAGAGACTGGTAATGTTTGTGATTTAGGCCCTCTAAGAAGACTTAtcctttctcctctttctgtGCAAAACCCAAATGGGAGACAAACAACtagtggtatgttgaattctatcAAGGAAGAGATAATTGCTTCATCAATGAGGGGTGGcttgagaaggcggcaaaaccgaAGTAAATATGGCAACAACCATCCAGTGCCTTCTGGAATTCCTAATAGTAAATTGCAGAATGATATGGAGGAAAACTCGCTATTTGAATCAATGCTTAGAAGGCTTGCTGGATGGAACAAGTCCAACAAAAAGAACAATCAGGACGATGGATCAGCAAATCTTAGAAGCACTAGCAAGGTTCTCTACAAGAAAAACAAGTACACTGTTGATGTTGATGGAATAGACAAGTATAAGGTGGTTGATTTGCCGCAGGATGCCAGACCACTTCTTGTTTTTATTAATGCCAAAAGTGGTGGTCAGAATGGAACTTCTCTAAGAAGGAGATTGAACATGTTACTGAACCCTGTACAG ATCTTTGGATTAAGCGCTATGCGGGGACCTGAAGTTGCATTGAAAATGTTCCATGATATCCGATACTTCAGAGTTCTTGTCTGTGGTGGGGATGGTACCGTAGCCTGGGTTCTTGATGccattgagaaggaaaactttgaatctcctcctcctgttGCAATACTTCCACTTGGCACAGGGAATGACTTGTCTCGAGTTTTACAATGGGGAGGAGGCTTGTCTTCAATTGAAGGGCAAGGTGGCTTAGAAGCCCTTCTTCATGATATCGACCAAGCAGCACTTACTATGTTAGATCGTTGGAGTGTCACAATTAAGGAACACAATATGGAGAAAGGCAAAAATGTAAAGCAGttgaagttcatgacaaactatcTTG GCATTGGATGTGATGCAAAGGTAGCATATGACTTCCACATGACTCGGGAAGAAAGACCTGACAAGTTCTATAGCCAG TTTCTAAACAAGTTGCGATATGCTAAAGAGGGTGCCAAGGATATCATGGACAGAACATGTGCTAATTTACCATGGGAAGTAAAGCTTGAAGTCGATGGTCACGAAATTGAAATCCCAGAG GATGCAGAAGGTGTGCTTGTGTTAAATATCAGTAGCTACATGGGAGGGGTGGATCTATGGCAAAATGACTATGAGCATGATGATGATTTTGGCATGCAGTCGATGCATGATAAAACACTTGAAGTTGTATGCATATCTGGGGCATGGCACCTTGGGAAACTTCAG GTAGGACTTTCAAAAGCCCGAAGACTGGCCCAAGGAAAAGTAATAAGGTTACACATGGACAGTCCCTTTCCTGTTCAGATTGATGGGGAACCGTGGATCCAGCAACCTGGTTGCCTTGAAATAATGCATCATGGACAG AAGGTGCAGCTGTTGAAGTACTTGTATTTACCAAGCTGGTATTTTGAAGCAGCAAATATTAGATAA